A stretch of the Candidatus Jettenia sp. AMX2 genome encodes the following:
- a CDS encoding DUF362 domain-containing protein yields the protein MDSTIAAMKFHEEMDGYFGTNLLDFKDGEDFGRRYIETIHISVTIEIDPPERFLDISDIRASLHGSIMVEALAGKTEMPVINGVFQVIHHHENTGHYTPSYYFNFETPDGQPHYFSGYNEIYFDNGQIDPNKESAPLFVRIYRGKDDSGEVAGSGILYSLSRNVLSFIKTLKQPPHGDKRRRMTAVSRFFSFFTKEFSQFVSFFRELFSRLIPLLTGKARVYFPGPGLFYHTRYKHLVLSGHVQDQTDSPGSEFFLFSGIFEKDFPWGDGESMSDVALLITHTDGTSVRYGINARSLESLTIDIEDNTFLYKGELLKLKEGDSLSFFDIHSGRTKPCLDTVKAEVKITLKSQKYQKVGLAFKVIEKFEQFIPDDIKKRISRVIPNIGMLGIFIFPYRVTVAEGTVTILDGSQEKVFQIVPEKTLGEAETGELKNLREPTINFHYLCGINADRNEMYLDIRTGVLRNEREIYGKDILDKMLGKVYETKIKKNLILKESVEENAEEIIPLEDLFTLAGDHFPTALFERKIVKAKNRKGETFYALACCVNPINPLPINSDKSASVVVFTYEDTSEYDGKVPAEEKVMRIYNSPEKFKVLDKVIEASGFFDALERKYQASGKSRPDFSIIIKPNFMFMYSIDDRTTFTDPALVEHLVGRLSERGFSNIKIGEARSTLSVFYDKRDVKAVALRIGFKENSGYKIIDMSEDLVTEDFGGTLGVYKVNRDWKEADFRISFAKNKTHSYTYYTLTLKNIYGALADEYKFKVFHHEFGDIYKPTIDYIKKFPVHFGFIDGIISADGPFGIFADPYPQLTMTIIGGEDIVAVDWVGSGKMGISPLLSRYMQEAVREFGKPRIRIAGNKDLYKFWTNVPRISDIGAHTMDKHYVFGYAIYYILSHMEPYFPVKPSEYKLITTLKKYAGPFNEWVYKQPNRPPSFIHKVLNQVIFRMWQ from the coding sequence ATGGATAGTACGATTGCCGCTATGAAATTTCATGAAGAAATGGATGGTTACTTCGGAACAAACCTGTTGGATTTTAAAGATGGGGAAGATTTTGGACGTCGGTATATCGAAACCATACATATCTCTGTTACCATTGAAATTGACCCGCCGGAACGTTTTTTAGATATATCAGACATCAGGGCCAGTCTCCATGGTAGTATTATGGTGGAAGCGCTTGCTGGAAAGACCGAAATGCCGGTAATAAACGGCGTTTTTCAGGTAATACATCATCATGAAAACACCGGACACTATACCCCGTCTTACTACTTTAACTTTGAAACACCTGATGGACAACCTCACTATTTCTCCGGTTATAACGAAATTTATTTTGACAATGGACAGATTGATCCGAATAAAGAGTCAGCACCATTATTTGTCAGGATTTACCGGGGAAAAGACGACAGTGGTGAAGTGGCAGGCAGCGGCATTCTGTATTCCCTTTCAAGAAATGTTTTGTCTTTTATTAAGACCTTGAAACAGCCTCCCCATGGAGACAAACGCCGCAGAATGACAGCAGTCTCCAGGTTCTTCTCGTTCTTTACAAAAGAATTCTCTCAATTTGTTTCATTTTTCAGAGAATTATTCTCCAGGCTTATTCCGTTACTTACAGGAAAGGCAAGGGTTTACTTTCCTGGTCCGGGACTTTTTTACCATACAAGGTATAAGCATCTGGTATTATCCGGCCATGTACAGGACCAAACAGATTCACCCGGAAGTGAATTTTTTTTATTTTCCGGCATTTTCGAAAAAGATTTTCCCTGGGGCGACGGAGAATCCATGAGTGATGTTGCACTGCTTATAACACATACCGATGGCACTTCCGTCAGATACGGGATTAACGCACGGTCGCTGGAATCATTAACCATTGATATCGAAGACAACACCTTTCTGTATAAAGGTGAATTATTGAAACTCAAAGAAGGTGACTCCCTCTCTTTTTTCGACATCCATTCCGGCAGAACCAAACCCTGCCTGGACACGGTAAAAGCCGAAGTTAAAATAACTCTGAAATCGCAAAAGTACCAGAAAGTAGGGCTTGCATTTAAGGTTATTGAAAAATTCGAACAGTTCATACCCGATGATATTAAAAAAAGAATTTCTCGGGTAATTCCCAACATTGGCATGTTAGGCATATTTATTTTTCCTTACAGGGTAACGGTAGCAGAAGGAACGGTTACTATCCTGGACGGTTCTCAAGAAAAAGTTTTTCAAATCGTTCCGGAAAAAACCCTGGGAGAAGCAGAAACAGGCGAATTAAAAAATCTCAGGGAACCTACCATTAACTTTCACTACCTGTGTGGAATTAATGCCGATAGAAACGAAATGTATCTGGATATCCGTACAGGCGTATTACGGAATGAAAGGGAAATATATGGGAAAGATATTCTTGATAAAATGCTGGGAAAGGTTTATGAAACAAAGATTAAGAAAAATCTTATCTTAAAGGAATCAGTTGAAGAAAACGCTGAAGAGATTATTCCTTTAGAAGATCTGTTTACCCTCGCTGGCGACCATTTTCCTACTGCGTTATTTGAGAGAAAGATTGTAAAGGCCAAAAACAGAAAGGGTGAAACCTTTTACGCCCTGGCATGTTGTGTAAATCCGATTAATCCATTGCCAATAAATTCAGATAAAAGTGCCTCTGTTGTTGTATTCACCTATGAGGATACGAGTGAATATGATGGAAAAGTGCCTGCAGAAGAAAAGGTTATGAGGATATATAACAGCCCGGAAAAATTCAAGGTGCTGGATAAGGTTATTGAGGCATCAGGATTCTTTGATGCGCTGGAAAGGAAATATCAGGCATCAGGAAAATCCAGACCGGATTTTTCCATCATCATAAAACCAAATTTCATGTTTATGTACAGTATAGACGACAGAACCACATTTACCGATCCGGCATTGGTAGAACACCTGGTGGGGCGCCTTTCAGAAAGAGGATTTAGCAATATCAAAATAGGTGAGGCGCGCAGCACTCTCAGTGTCTTTTATGATAAAAGGGATGTAAAAGCTGTTGCCCTCCGGATCGGTTTTAAAGAAAACAGCGGTTATAAGATTATCGATATGTCCGAAGACCTGGTTACGGAAGATTTCGGGGGAACACTTGGTGTATATAAGGTCAACAGGGATTGGAAGGAGGCAGACTTCCGTATCTCTTTCGCTAAGAACAAAACGCACTCCTATACCTATTACACCCTGACCTTAAAAAACATCTACGGTGCGCTTGCTGACGAATACAAATTCAAGGTATTTCACCATGAATTTGGCGATATTTATAAACCTACGATTGATTATATCAAAAAATTTCCGGTCCACTTTGGATTTATTGATGGTATTATAAGTGCTGACGGACCGTTTGGTATTTTTGCTGACCCATACCCCCAGTTAACCATGACCATTATCGGCGGCGAAGATATTGTTGCAGTAGACTGGGTTGGTTCGGGAAAGATGGGAATCAGTCCTCTGCTCTCACGGTATATGCAGGAAGCCGTCAGGGAGTTTGGAAAACCCAGAATAAGGATTGCCGGCAATAAAGATCTTTATAAATTCTGGACCAATGTCCCGCGGATTTCTGACATTGGCGCTCATACCATGGACAAGCATTATGTCTTTGGCTATGCCATCTATTATATTCTCAGTCATATGGAACCGTATTTTCCTGTAAAACCATCAGAATATAAACTCATTACTACTTTGAAAAAATATGCCGGTCCCTTTAATGAGTGGGTTTATAAACAGCCCAACAGGCCGCCATCATTTATCCATAAGGTTTTAAACCAGGTTATTTTCAGGATGTGGCAATAA
- the rnpA gene encoding ribonuclease P protein component: MDFRFTKAEHLTLNREFERVFGEGKVFKSDTLVLYVILNDIRHSRLGLVVSKKVGNAVRRNRVKRLLREVYRLNKHMLTVPVDIIAIPRHSFSSDLKLSDIEEGFRDLILKINKEFCEKAF, encoded by the coding sequence ATGGATTTTCGATTTACAAAAGCAGAGCATTTGACCCTGAACAGGGAGTTTGAGAGGGTATTTGGTGAGGGCAAGGTATTTAAAAGTGATACCCTTGTTCTTTATGTCATCCTGAATGACATCCGGCATTCCCGATTAGGGTTAGTAGTAAGCAAAAAGGTAGGAAATGCTGTAAGGCGTAATCGTGTAAAAAGACTTTTAAGAGAGGTATACCGGTTAAACAAACACATGCTTACGGTACCGGTGGATATAATTGCTATTCCACGCCATTCATTTTCATCAGATCTGAAATTATCCGATATTGAAGAGGGATTCAGGGATTTAATACTCAAAATAAATAAGGAATTTTGTGAGAAAGCATTTTAA
- the yidD gene encoding membrane protein insertion efficiency factor YidD, whose amino-acid sequence MKFIFIKLIQLYQFIISPLLPSSCRYEPTCSQYMIDAVKAKSLPWGICLGIWRILRCHPFGGSGYDPVKQPEEEQEKYFFKS is encoded by the coding sequence ATGAAATTTATCTTTATTAAGCTGATACAACTTTATCAATTTATTATCTCACCGCTTTTGCCTTCATCCTGCCGTTATGAGCCAACCTGTTCCCAGTATATGATTGATGCAGTTAAAGCAAAGAGCCTTCCATGGGGAATATGCCTTGGAATATGGCGCATACTGAGATGTCATCCCTTTGGTGGTTCAGGGTATGACCCGGTAAAGCAACCTGAAGAAGAACAGGAAAAATATTTTTTTAAGTCGTAA
- a CDS encoding GIY-YIG nuclease family protein → MIALAMKFPALKMNNWFLYLIRCKQGRLYTGITTDVERRFAEHAGNDKKGSKYLKGKAPLSLVMKKRIGSRSMALKIEAKVKRLSKIKKEMLIDGKIKIREI, encoded by the coding sequence ATGATAGCGTTAGCAATGAAGTTTCCAGCTTTAAAAATGAATAATTGGTTTTTGTATTTGATACGATGTAAACAGGGAAGATTATACACAGGCATTACGACTGATGTGGAAAGAAGATTTGCAGAACATGCAGGTAATGATAAAAAAGGGTCAAAATACCTGAAAGGAAAAGCCCCTTTATCGTTAGTTATGAAAAAGAGGATTGGAAGCAGGAGTATGGCGTTAAAGATAGAAGCAAAAGTAAAAAGATTATCAAAAATCAAAAAAGAAATGCTCATAGATGGTAAAATTAAAATAAGAGAAATATGA
- a CDS encoding Uma2 family endonuclease — protein sequence MNTTETIHRFSIKEYHQLIESNILHEDDRVELIEGRIVDMVPVGSKHAASVGRLNRIFTLQLQTSVIVQVQNPVQLLNQSELQPDIVLLKNRDDFYAERLPTADDILLVIEVADSSLEYDRETKIPLYAKAHIPEVWLVNLRENIIDIYSDPSSEGYHVITKCRGSQTVTPQNFPDIKIVVSDIFGQSS from the coding sequence ATGAATACAACAGAGACAATTCACCGATTCAGTATAAAAGAATATCACCAGTTGATAGAGAGTAATATCCTGCATGAAGATGACAGAGTAGAGCTTATTGAGGGAAGGATTGTTGATATGGTACCAGTTGGAAGTAAGCATGCTGCATCTGTGGGGAGGTTGAATCGGATTTTTACTTTGCAGTTGCAGACAAGCGTAATAGTTCAGGTTCAAAATCCTGTTCAGTTGCTCAATCAGTCTGAACTACAGCCAGATATTGTACTTTTAAAAAACAGGGATGATTTTTACGCCGAAAGACTTCCTACGGCTGATGATATACTGCTGGTGATAGAAGTTGCCGATAGTTCTCTGGAATACGACAGAGAAACAAAAATTCCATTATATGCAAAAGCGCATATTCCGGAGGTCTGGCTGGTGAATTTAAGAGAAAATATTATTGATATCTATAGTGATCCCTCCTCAGAGGGTTATCATGTAATAACAAAATGCCGTGGTAGCCAAACAGTAACTCCCCAAAATTTCCCTGATATAAAAATTGTAGTATCCGATATATTTGGGCAGTCTTCTTAA
- a CDS encoding ATP-binding cassette domain-containing protein translates to MALLSLQDVTMGFGRPLLIEHANLQIERGEKACLLGRNGTGKSTLLKLINGDLMPNSGEVVRQKGMYTAYLPQKIPGELNGTVFDIVSGGLSMPDGGKSTRNTSQEWQKQHRVEKVISQMQLDGSVEFNTLSSGLKRQVLLARGLVYDPDILLLDEPTNHLDVDSIRCLEEFLLRYGGTILFVTHDRTFLKKLATRIIELDRGNLLNWACDYETFLVRKQAILDAKERQQAVFDKKLAQEEVWIRQGIKARRTRNEGRVRALEDMRKARQERRQVMGTVHMQTQEAERSGALVIKAEDVTYSYDTKPVISGFSAAIMRGDKIGIIGPNGSGKTTLLRLLLGELTPQQGTVRHGTRLNITYFDQLRAQLKEDKSVFDNIGDGNDVITFNGKPRHIVGYLEDFLFSPDRVSIPVSALSGGERNRLLLARLFARPSNVLVMDEPTNDLDLETLELLEELLLDYKGTLLLVSHDRTFLNNVVTSTFVFEEEGKVNEYIGGYDDWQRQSKGKNENIPNRIPAKTEPVCKQRERPRKLSFKEQRELETLPQRIETLEAEQQQLYQIMGDPTFYQKGKDEITHIKARAASLESELAEAYQRWETLEKLQDTVAGNRAN, encoded by the coding sequence GTGGCATTATTAAGTTTACAAGACGTAACTATGGGTTTTGGAAGACCCTTGTTGATTGAACATGCAAATTTGCAGATAGAACGGGGTGAAAAGGCTTGCCTGCTTGGTCGCAACGGCACCGGAAAGTCTACTTTGCTAAAGCTGATCAACGGTGACCTGATGCCAAATTCGGGTGAGGTTGTCCGACAAAAAGGGATGTATACAGCTTATCTCCCTCAGAAAATCCCAGGGGAATTAAACGGTACCGTGTTCGATATCGTATCCGGCGGGCTGAGTATGCCAGACGGCGGTAAGTCTACACGGAATACCAGTCAGGAGTGGCAAAAGCAGCACCGGGTCGAAAAGGTAATTTCGCAGATGCAATTAGACGGTAGCGTTGAATTCAATACGCTTTCCTCCGGTCTCAAACGCCAGGTATTGCTTGCCAGGGGGCTGGTATATGATCCTGATATCCTCTTACTCGACGAGCCTACCAACCATCTGGATGTTGATTCGATCAGGTGTCTGGAGGAGTTTCTCCTGCGTTATGGAGGTACGATACTCTTTGTTACCCACGACCGCACGTTCCTGAAGAAACTAGCCACCCGTATTATTGAACTTGACCGGGGAAATCTCTTGAATTGGGCGTGTGATTATGAGACCTTTCTTGTGCGTAAGCAGGCAATCCTTGATGCTAAAGAGAGACAGCAGGCTGTTTTTGATAAGAAATTAGCTCAGGAAGAGGTATGGATCCGGCAAGGAATTAAGGCCCGGCGTACCAGAAACGAAGGGCGTGTACGGGCACTGGAAGATATGCGTAAGGCCAGACAGGAACGGCGCCAGGTTATGGGTACGGTGCATATGCAGACCCAGGAAGCTGAACGCTCCGGTGCACTCGTGATAAAGGCTGAAGATGTCACCTACAGCTATGATACCAAACCGGTTATCAGCGGTTTTTCTGCAGCGATTATGCGGGGTGATAAGATAGGCATTATCGGTCCCAATGGCTCGGGCAAGACCACGCTTTTACGCCTTTTGTTAGGAGAGCTGACTCCCCAACAGGGCACTGTACGACACGGTACCCGTCTTAACATAACCTATTTCGACCAGCTCCGCGCTCAATTAAAAGAAGATAAATCGGTGTTTGATAATATAGGGGATGGGAACGACGTTATTACCTTTAACGGCAAACCACGGCATATTGTGGGTTACTTAGAGGATTTTCTGTTTTCCCCTGACCGCGTAAGTATCCCTGTTAGCGCCCTCTCGGGTGGAGAGCGCAACCGTCTCCTTCTGGCACGTTTGTTTGCCAGGCCATCCAATGTCCTTGTGATGGACGAACCCACAAACGATCTGGACCTGGAGACCTTAGAATTGTTAGAAGAGTTACTGTTAGACTATAAGGGCACACTCCTCCTGGTCAGCCATGACCGAACCTTCCTCAATAATGTTGTTACCAGTACCTTTGTGTTTGAAGAGGAAGGGAAGGTGAATGAGTATATTGGCGGGTATGACGACTGGCAACGCCAGAGCAAAGGAAAAAACGAAAATATTCCGAATAGAATTCCGGCAAAGACAGAACCAGTGTGCAAACAGCGCGAACGGCCCCGCAAGCTTAGTTTTAAGGAACAACGTGAACTTGAAACCTTGCCCCAGCGTATTGAAACCCTGGAAGCAGAACAACAACAATTGTATCAAATTATGGGCGATCCCACGTTTTACCAAAAAGGGAAAGATGAGATCACGCATATCAAGGCCAGGGCAGCATCCCTGGAATCCGAATTGGCTGAAGCATATCAACGATGGGAGACATTGGAAAAGTTACAGGATACCGTAGCGGGAAACAGGGCAAATTGA
- a CDS encoding site-specific DNA-methyltransferase yields METQYEKLKKILQQMFQMDQADLDFGIYRIMNQKREEIERFLDKELLPQVKQEFTRYKSAEARERQKELEMLVKTLKDADVDPDTNPKVLKIKEEITAYGNEDSLANEVFSHLTTFFRRYYDDGDFLSLRRYKKDTYAIPYEGEEVKLHWANADQYYIKSSEYLRDYVFKLPGQKRVHFKLVDATDEKDNIKQEHGKERRFRLCENEPVRIEGDNLYIRFTYLPDNTKQTDLNKKTLDYIVGVHNKSNQLNSFDKMFELMPTAKNPHRTLLEKHLNNYTARFNFDFFIHKNLGGFLRRELDFYIKNEVLFIDDLDEKDERQVFRSIGKIKVLKRIAHKIITFLAQIEDFQKKLWLKKKFVVECGYCVTLDRVPEELYDEIAKNDAQREEWVRLFAINEVKKDLINPGYTKPLTVKFLKVNPYLVIDTKFFDDEFKEKLLASFDNIDETCDGIIINSENFQALNLLHNKYQETIKCVYIDPPYNTGTDGFPYKDNYQHASWLSMIFDRTISALRLVSDKGVFFSSIDDWEDSNLEILFHQIFGKGNFLERIIWKKRSTPPNDKIIAAQHEYILTYSKKLSHVELNLRKRAKEQVDRYKNPDNHPKGPWTPGDLMANVKGGRYVPSLYFPIVNPTTREEHYPSSNGNWRFSKDKIARLLADKEIYFGDDGKGRPKLKRFLCDVKSGITYTTLWDFVPLNTQGSKEMTDIFGQMTAFENPKPCGLIEEISRLGSNLDTLFLDYFAGSGTTANAIINLNREDNVKCKYILIEMGQHFDTVLKPRIQKVIYSKDWKDGKPVTREGISHMFKYMKLESYEDTLDNLIIKRDKKQQKALISSKAVKEEYMLGYMLDIETRESDSLLNIDRFEDPFNYTLEIRHDNELKATKIDLVETFNYLIGLYVEQTEIIRGFKVIRGKLRTGEKTLVIWRNTKNKTNKELDTFFLKQGYNTRNFEFDKIFVNGDNNLENLKCAEDKWKVSLIEEEFTKRMFDVKDV; encoded by the coding sequence ATGGAAACACAGTATGAGAAATTGAAGAAGATATTACAGCAGATGTTTCAGATGGATCAGGCAGACCTTGATTTTGGCATATATCGTATTATGAACCAGAAGCGTGAAGAAATAGAACGCTTTCTTGATAAAGAGCTGCTGCCGCAAGTAAAACAAGAATTTACGAGGTATAAAAGTGCCGAAGCCAGAGAAAGACAAAAGGAATTAGAAATGCTTGTAAAAACACTGAAAGATGCTGATGTTGACCCTGACACAAATCCGAAGGTTTTAAAGATAAAAGAAGAAATTACGGCTTACGGCAATGAGGATTCTTTGGCAAATGAGGTCTTTTCGCATTTAACCACGTTCTTCAGGCGCTATTACGATGACGGTGACTTTTTAAGCCTCAGGCGTTATAAAAAAGATACCTATGCCATCCCCTACGAAGGAGAAGAGGTAAAGCTTCATTGGGCAAACGCAGACCAATACTATATAAAGTCCTCCGAGTATTTGCGTGACTATGTTTTCAAACTCCCCGGTCAAAAACGGGTGCATTTTAAGCTTGTTGATGCAACGGATGAAAAAGATAATATAAAACAAGAGCATGGAAAAGAGCGACGGTTTCGTCTCTGCGAGAATGAGCCGGTAAGAATAGAAGGCGATAATCTTTATATCCGGTTTACCTATCTTCCCGATAATACAAAGCAGACTGATCTCAACAAAAAGACATTGGACTATATTGTCGGCGTGCACAACAAATCCAACCAACTCAACAGCTTTGATAAAATGTTTGAACTAATGCCAACGGCAAAAAATCCACACCGGACTCTCCTCGAGAAACATTTAAATAACTACACCGCACGTTTTAATTTCGACTTTTTCATCCATAAAAACCTCGGTGGTTTCCTGCGGCGTGAGCTTGATTTTTATATCAAGAACGAGGTGCTTTTTATTGATGACCTTGATGAAAAGGATGAGAGACAGGTCTTTCGGTCTATCGGGAAGATTAAGGTCTTAAAGCGTATTGCACACAAGATTATCACATTTCTTGCACAGATTGAAGATTTTCAAAAGAAGTTGTGGCTTAAGAAAAAGTTTGTCGTTGAGTGCGGATACTGCGTGACCCTGGACCGTGTGCCTGAAGAGCTATACGATGAAATAGCAAAAAATGATGCCCAGAGAGAAGAGTGGGTAAGATTGTTTGCCATTAATGAGGTTAAAAAGGATTTAATAAACCCTGGCTATACAAAACCGCTTACGGTGAAATTTTTAAAGGTCAATCCTTATCTGGTTATAGATACCAAATTTTTCGATGATGAGTTTAAGGAAAAACTGTTGGCAAGCTTTGATAATATTGATGAGACATGTGATGGGATAATTATTAATTCAGAAAATTTTCAGGCGCTGAATTTATTACATAATAAATATCAAGAAACGATAAAATGTGTGTATATAGATCCACCATATAATACAGGAACCGATGGATTTCCATATAAAGATAATTATCAACATGCAAGTTGGCTCTCAATGATTTTCGATCGAACTATTTCTGCCCTTCGACTGGTTTCAGATAAAGGCGTGTTTTTCTCAAGTATTGATGATTGGGAAGATTCTAATCTAGAAATTTTATTTCATCAAATTTTTGGTAAAGGAAATTTTTTAGAAAGAATTATCTGGAAGAAGAGAAGTACTCCTCCGAATGACAAAATAATAGCTGCACAGCATGAATATATACTTACATATTCAAAGAAATTGTCTCATGTTGAGTTGAATCTTCGAAAGAGAGCTAAAGAGCAAGTTGATCGATATAAAAACCCTGATAATCACCCAAAAGGTCCATGGACACCGGGAGATCTTATGGCTAATGTCAAAGGAGGACGTTACGTACCTTCACTATATTTTCCCATTGTTAATCCTACCACAAGAGAAGAGCATTACCCTTCCTCAAATGGAAACTGGAGATTTAGTAAGGATAAAATTGCAAGATTACTTGCTGATAAGGAAATATATTTCGGTGACGATGGAAAAGGTCGCCCGAAATTAAAGAGATTCCTTTGCGACGTAAAATCTGGAATAACATATACCACCCTTTGGGATTTTGTACCTTTGAATACTCAAGGATCAAAGGAAATGACAGATATCTTTGGACAAATGACTGCTTTTGAAAATCCCAAACCTTGTGGTTTAATAGAAGAAATTAGTCGATTAGGTAGCAATTTAGATACTCTTTTTTTAGATTACTTTGCAGGTTCTGGTACTACTGCTAATGCTATCATTAATCTTAATCGAGAAGATAATGTGAAATGCAAATACATTCTCATTGAAATGGGGCAACATTTTGACACCGTTCTAAAACCCCGTATTCAGAAAGTTATCTATTCCAAAGACTGGAAAGATGGCAAGCCAGTAACAAGGGAAGGTATCAGCCACATGTTCAAATATATGAAACTCGAAAGCTATGAGGACACCTTAGATAACCTTATTATAAAACGAGACAAGAAACAACAGAAGGCGCTTATTTCCAGCAAAGCGGTAAAAGAAGAGTATATGCTGGGCTATATGCTGGATATTGAGACCCGGGAAAGTGATAGCCTCCTTAACATCGATAGGTTTGAAGACCCTTTCAATTATACCCTTGAGATCCGCCATGATAATGAACTGAAGGCAACGAAGATAGATCTTGTAGAAACATTTAATTACTTGATAGGACTCTATGTTGAGCAGACAGAGATTATCCGTGGATTCAAGGTAATTCGCGGCAAGTTACGCACAGGGGAAAAAACGCTCGTGATTTGGCGAAATACAAAAAATAAGACCAACAAGGAACTGGATACATTCTTCCTAAAGCAGGGCTACAACACCCGGAATTTTGAATTTGATAAGATTTTTGTGAATGGCGACAATAACCTTGAAAATCTGAAGTGTGCGGAAGATAAGTGGAAGGTGTCGCTTATAGAAGAAGAGTTTACAAAGCGTATGTTCGATGTGAAGGACGTTTAA
- a CDS encoding DUF3800 domain-containing protein, giving the protein MESRLQTKTGKKKLYNFLSRVLLEKLNLHNARRNVELVVDRCKNKEEVWDFNLYLINQLEALLPLNTILNISHLTSQESAGLQAVDLFS; this is encoded by the coding sequence GTGGAATCACGTCTTCAGACAAAGACCGGCAAGAAGAAACTTTATAATTTTTTATCCAGAGTTTTATTGGAAAAATTAAACCTGCATAATGCCAGGAGAAATGTCGAGTTGGTAGTAGATAGATGTAAAAATAAGGAAGAGGTATGGGATTTTAATCTCTATTTAATTAATCAGCTTGAAGCGCTATTACCTCTGAATACAATTTTAAATATATCGCATCTTACATCGCAGGAAAGCGCAGGATTACAGGCAGTTGATTTGTTTAGTTGA